A portion of the Pomacea canaliculata isolate SZHN2017 linkage group LG13, ASM307304v1, whole genome shotgun sequence genome contains these proteins:
- the LOC112554644 gene encoding opsin, ultraviolet-sensitive-like isoform X1: MKGHRSQSYHLKPIVTSGAYNELHRDGNNLERIKSKCYRPVARTSAPLHVADWGFVIRQLLCHVIVAAGLVGNCLSFFVMKSKPLRHKSYSHYLCALAVFDSLTLVTREMRHLHDLLTYFQYSGVFSDFSAVGCKIFSFSECVSCLMSSWLVVAMALERVLVVYVPFRKNVWCTQRGAVAIIISLFVIFSYSQVFRFVMVTKTEGQCEGHRDYLAAYLVLHVYVYQLCLAYTLPIIIVFAANISVLRKICQVERTFRQDENSASTRLTHASSGRSKTTRMLLTICFVYVLTLLPGSTLSIVMIVAYQLFDLATSQQLLVAAVPWYNVLIVVSDLNYALNFYIYVLSGKKFRLELRRIFRTDRFVVSSHSTRTREEFILS, translated from the exons ACCCGTCGCCCGCACTTCTGCACCCCTTCACGTGGCAGACTGGGGCTTCGTGATTCGCCAGCtgctgtgtcacgtgatagtGGCAGCGGGCCTGGTGGGCAACTGCCTGTCCTTCTTCGTCATGAAGTCGAAGCCTCTCAGACACAAATCCTACAGCCATTACCTCTG CGCCCTGGCGGTCTTCGACTCACTGACTCTCGTTACTCGCGAGATGCGCCACCTGCATGACCTACTGACCTACTTCCAGTACTCGGGGGTCTTCTCTGACTTCAGTGCCGTGGGCTGCAAGATCTTCAGCTTCAGCGAGTGCGTCAGCTGCCTGATGTCCTCCTGGCTCGTCGTTGCCATGGCACTGGAGAGGGTCCTCGTCGTCTACGTGCCGTTCCGCAAGAACGTGTGGTGCACGCAGCGCGGCGCCGTCGCCATTATCATCTCGCTCTTCGTCATCTTCTCCTACAGCCAG GTGTTTCGTTTTGTGATGGTGACAAAGACTGAAGGCCAGTGCGAAGGTCATCGGGACTACCTGGCTGCTTACCTGGTGCTGCACGTGTACGTGTACCAGCTCTGCCTCGCCTACACCCTCCCTATCATCATCGTCTTTGCTGCCAACATCAGCGTTCTACGAAAGATCTGTCAG gtGGAACGCACTTTCCGCCAGGATGAAAACTCCGCGTCCACGCGCCTGACTCACGCTTCCTCGGGTCGCTCCAAGACCACGCGCATGCTGTTGACCATCTGCTTCGTGTACGTGTTGACGCTGCTGCCCGGCAGCACGCTGTCCATCGTCATGATCGTCGCCTACCAGCTCTTCGACTTGGCCACCTCCCAGCAGCTGCTGGTGGCCGCCGTGCCCTGGTATAACGTGCTCATCGTCGTCTCGGACCTCAACTACGCCCTCAACTTCTACATCTACGTGCTGTCGGGCAAAAAGTTCCGCCTGGAGCTGCGCCGAATCTTCCGCACGGACCGTTTCGTCGTCAGCTCGCACAGCACGCGCACTCGCGAGGAGTTCATCCTGTCCTGA
- the LOC112554644 gene encoding opsin, ultraviolet-sensitive-like isoform X2: MKSKPLRHKSYSHYLCALAVFDSLTLVTREMRHLHDLLTYFQYSGVFSDFSAVGCKIFSFSECVSCLMSSWLVVAMALERVLVVYVPFRKNVWCTQRGAVAIIISLFVIFSYSQVFRFVMVTKTEGQCEGHRDYLAAYLVLHVYVYQLCLAYTLPIIIVFAANISVLRKICQVERTFRQDENSASTRLTHASSGRSKTTRMLLTICFVYVLTLLPGSTLSIVMIVAYQLFDLATSQQLLVAAVPWYNVLIVVSDLNYALNFYIYVLSGKKFRLELRRIFRTDRFVVSSHSTRTREEFILS; this comes from the exons ATGAAGTCGAAGCCTCTCAGACACAAATCCTACAGCCATTACCTCTG CGCCCTGGCGGTCTTCGACTCACTGACTCTCGTTACTCGCGAGATGCGCCACCTGCATGACCTACTGACCTACTTCCAGTACTCGGGGGTCTTCTCTGACTTCAGTGCCGTGGGCTGCAAGATCTTCAGCTTCAGCGAGTGCGTCAGCTGCCTGATGTCCTCCTGGCTCGTCGTTGCCATGGCACTGGAGAGGGTCCTCGTCGTCTACGTGCCGTTCCGCAAGAACGTGTGGTGCACGCAGCGCGGCGCCGTCGCCATTATCATCTCGCTCTTCGTCATCTTCTCCTACAGCCAG GTGTTTCGTTTTGTGATGGTGACAAAGACTGAAGGCCAGTGCGAAGGTCATCGGGACTACCTGGCTGCTTACCTGGTGCTGCACGTGTACGTGTACCAGCTCTGCCTCGCCTACACCCTCCCTATCATCATCGTCTTTGCTGCCAACATCAGCGTTCTACGAAAGATCTGTCAG gtGGAACGCACTTTCCGCCAGGATGAAAACTCCGCGTCCACGCGCCTGACTCACGCTTCCTCGGGTCGCTCCAAGACCACGCGCATGCTGTTGACCATCTGCTTCGTGTACGTGTTGACGCTGCTGCCCGGCAGCACGCTGTCCATCGTCATGATCGTCGCCTACCAGCTCTTCGACTTGGCCACCTCCCAGCAGCTGCTGGTGGCCGCCGTGCCCTGGTATAACGTGCTCATCGTCGTCTCGGACCTCAACTACGCCCTCAACTTCTACATCTACGTGCTGTCGGGCAAAAAGTTCCGCCTGGAGCTGCGCCGAATCTTCCGCACGGACCGTTTCGTCGTCAGCTCGCACAGCACGCGCACTCGCGAGGAGTTCATCCTGTCCTGA